The Halotia branconii CENA392 region CGCCCAAAGTCTCAGTTACCGTAGAAGGTGCGAACCACTATAGCATCACAAACGTTGACAACCCTGAGCGGGAGCCAAACAGACCCACATTAGGCCAGACCACGGCAACTGAGACGATTGGACGCTGGAGTGGATTATTTTTGCGATCGCATCTGCTCCACGATCGAGGTGCATTTAATTATATCTACGGCACTGGCGACAATCTCGATCCGAATGTGAGTGTGATTAGTCAAACTCCAGTGTATTAATTCATTCCTAGCCAAAGTACAGGAAACTGAGGAATATAGAAATCATTTGATATAGACATTCTCCTCTGAAGTTTATGGATTCCGATCGTGTTGGTGTTGACGGGTGGACGATAACGCATTGAGGCAGAATATCGATCATTGCTGTGATCGAGTGAATTTGAACTGACGCAAGTGATTCCGACTTCCTCAATGATCAGCATCATTGAAGCGGTGAAGCTCTAAGTTCGTTTGGAATACAGCAATTCTAATTCTGTCTCATGAACGACTACCGCGCTATTACACATTCACTCAATAAGAGCAATTTTATGACACAATCTTTCTGGCTTTTTGGTTCTTGCCTCACCATCCTTGCTGATCGCACCACAACCGACGGACAGTACGATCTAATCGAAGGTTACTTTCCACTTGGTACACAGACTCCTCTCCATCGCCACACTCGCTACTTTGAGCAACTCTATGTGCTGGAAGGAGAGCTCACGGTTTGGGCAGGTGAGAAAAAGGTTGTACTCAGCAGGGGTGAAAGCTTCTTGATTCCGGTTGGCACACCCCACGTCGTTGCCGCGATCGGTGATCAACCTGCTCATGGATTAGTGATTGCTGCGCCCAGTGGCTTTGCTCAGTTGATTGCCGTAACGGGGACGCAAAATAAGGCAGAAACACCTGACATGGCGCTGTTTGCTAGCATTTCTGCCGAGATTGGCGACGAGATTTTGGGGCCGCCCGGAACCTTACCCTCCGCTGCCACAAAAACGTAGTAAGTCCATTGCAGATAGCCAAGGAGAAACCTTTAATGTCATTAGAACAAAACAAAGCCATTGTCCTCCAATTCTACAAAGCTGTTAACCAAGGAAATTTAGAGCAAGCCAAGGAGATGCTTGCTTTGAACATTGTTGTTCATATAATGACGGGATCGGTTATCCGCAGTAGTGATAACTTTTTTGAACACCTACAGATGGCGCGCTCTACGTTCCCAGATGTTTACTACACGATTGAAACTGACACTAGCGTTTAACTGCGTCATTAGCCAGTAAGAAAACAGGGAGTTGAACAATAGACGGCTCACGGCTCACTGAATCGGTGTAGAAGAAATTAGGAAAAAGATGATGAACCAAAACAAAGAGATTTACGATTGTGTCATTGTCGGTGGCGGCTGTGCCGGACTCAGCGCGGCACTCCTTTTGGGCAGAGGTCGCCGTCGAGTATTAGTCTGCGATAAAGGCAATCCACGCAACGCTTCTGCCCACGAGTCACACAGTTTTTTCACCCGCGACGGTATCAGCCCGCACGAACTTTTGAACATCGGGCGCAACCAACTCAAGCCCTACAAAAGCGTCGAATTTCAAACGATCGGGGTCAAGGAAATCAAACCATCCGGCAACCAATTTGACGTTGTGTTCGAGGATGGCACAGTGGAAAAATCACGCAAAATTTTGCTGGCTTTCGGGGTAATTGATGAATTTCCAGATATCGAAAACTTTGGTGAGTTTTGGGGTACAAGCGTTTTTCATTGTCCGTATTGCCACGCTTGGGAAGTGCGCGACGAACCGCTTGCCGTTGTCGACAATGGTGAAACTGGCATCGAAATGGCGGCGCTACTTAAAAACTGGAGTGCCGATTTAGTCCTCTGCACCAACGGCGAAGCCGAGCTAACCGCCGATCAAAGGAAACTGCTGGAAAACCATAAAATCATTGTCCGTGAAGAGAAGATTACCCGACTCGAAGGCAATAAAGGACGATTGGAAACCATTATTTTTGAAACGAGCGAAAAAATTGAGTGTCACGGAATGCTGATACGACCAAAGCAAAAGCTTCGCTCAGACTTAGCTGAAAAATTAGGCTGTGAGTTGAATGAATTCAATTTAATCAAGACTACCAATGTTTTTAACGAAACCAGCGTCAAAGGCGTTTATGCGGCAGGTGACATCACTTCACCCATGCAAGCGATCGCCGTTGCTGTTTTTCAGGGTAGCGCTGCCGCCAGCGGCTTAAATTACTCCCTGATTGCGGAAGACTTCGTCTAAATCAAGGTGGTTTCTACCTTTATCAATCGTTATTGATAGGGAATAGCTTCCTTTGCGTGCTTGTTCAAACACGCCATAGGGATTTCACCACACCAGTACATGATTCAACAACGAGTGGAACGGGCTAAATTGATGCTGTCGAAAACATATTTTGCGATACGCCTTTACGCGTTAAGCTTCGCTTATCGCAGACATCGCTTTCCAAACTGGGTTCTGAAGAATCAGAAAATTTGAACTTTTGAGTTGGAGTCAGGAGACAAATTTATGTTAAAGCAAAACTTAAGGATGCATATTTTTTGGTGGATTTTAGTTTCTAGCGTCAATATTTTACTTTTAGTTATTTTTTACGAAACAATATACTTAAATGACATTTCCACTTTTGTTTGAAGTTTATAAACCAAAACAAAGATTATTAGAATCGAATCTCTATCAAACCAAACCAGAAATTGCGGCCTCTATGATTAAAAATC contains the following coding sequences:
- a CDS encoding cupin domain-containing protein, which encodes MNDYRAITHSLNKSNFMTQSFWLFGSCLTILADRTTTDGQYDLIEGYFPLGTQTPLHRHTRYFEQLYVLEGELTVWAGEKKVVLSRGESFLIPVGTPHVVAAIGDQPAHGLVIAAPSGFAQLIAVTGTQNKAETPDMALFASISAEIGDEILGPPGTLPSAATKT
- a CDS encoding ester cyclase, encoding MSLEQNKAIVLQFYKAVNQGNLEQAKEMLALNIVVHIMTGSVIRSSDNFFEHLQMARSTFPDVYYTIETDTSV
- a CDS encoding NAD(P)/FAD-dependent oxidoreductase, with the translated sequence MMNQNKEIYDCVIVGGGCAGLSAALLLGRGRRRVLVCDKGNPRNASAHESHSFFTRDGISPHELLNIGRNQLKPYKSVEFQTIGVKEIKPSGNQFDVVFEDGTVEKSRKILLAFGVIDEFPDIENFGEFWGTSVFHCPYCHAWEVRDEPLAVVDNGETGIEMAALLKNWSADLVLCTNGEAELTADQRKLLENHKIIVREEKITRLEGNKGRLETIIFETSEKIECHGMLIRPKQKLRSDLAEKLGCELNEFNLIKTTNVFNETSVKGVYAAGDITSPMQAIAVAVFQGSAAASGLNYSLIAEDFV